The proteins below come from a single Beutenbergia cavernae DSM 12333 genomic window:
- a CDS encoding GMC oxidoreductase: MNEPSAGAAHRTALDAIADAVVPGDDAHPSATRSGSAAYLATLVRERPDWSPRIDAAVRAVESQGAGAPLADLAAAELTPLVDAAAAQDADAAWLVRLVAAGYYAAGGGGMAASDAWAQVDWEPGPPGGWPDPLPAPPVPPEAFASPADLAPRYDVVVVGSGAGGGVAAYVLAAAGRRVLVVEAGEAPSASAIAHDHLRNPRIGLGFASLADLPSAGRPRTLERSGDVMTLLPHDAGWGNNASTFGGGTRVYGAQAWRFCPEDLAMASTYGVPDGSALADWPLTYDDLEPYYTRVEWELGVSGVAGDPWIRERSRPYPMPPLSDTRSAAVLAAGARALGWGTLAVPLLANSVPYAGRSACLRCAQCVGFACPVEARAGTHNTVLPRALATGRTTLLAGTAVERLVTNGAGAVVGVALVGADDDGAVWRREVAAGEVVLAAGATETARLLLASTSDVEPDGVGNGADQVGRHLQGHVYAGALGVFDDEVVDLVGPGPAIATTDFRHGNAGFVGGGMIANEFVPTPATTYTHLVDAGLLPATGPRAARGMRELFRRVQRVVGPVQEVTSASSRVRLDPDVRDRFGNAVVRLAGTVHDEDRRMHDELTARAAAWLEASGAAAVVPNRPMRAGGGPSTGQHQAGTCRMGDDPARSVVDPTGRVWGHANVRVVDASTHVTNGGVNPVLTVLANAWRVSEDMAS, translated from the coding sequence GTGAACGAGCCGAGCGCCGGGGCAGCGCACCGCACGGCGCTCGACGCGATCGCCGACGCCGTCGTCCCCGGCGACGACGCGCACCCGTCCGCCACCCGGTCCGGGAGCGCTGCCTACCTCGCGACGCTGGTGCGCGAGCGCCCCGACTGGTCGCCCCGGATCGATGCGGCGGTCCGCGCGGTGGAGAGCCAGGGCGCCGGCGCCCCTCTCGCGGACCTCGCGGCCGCCGAGCTCACGCCGCTGGTGGACGCCGCCGCGGCGCAGGACGCCGACGCCGCCTGGCTCGTGCGGCTCGTCGCCGCTGGCTACTACGCCGCGGGCGGCGGCGGGATGGCCGCCTCCGACGCCTGGGCGCAGGTCGACTGGGAGCCCGGCCCTCCGGGTGGGTGGCCCGACCCACTGCCGGCGCCGCCGGTCCCGCCCGAGGCGTTCGCCAGCCCGGCCGATCTCGCGCCGCGCTACGACGTCGTCGTGGTCGGGTCGGGTGCGGGAGGCGGCGTCGCGGCGTACGTGCTGGCCGCGGCGGGACGCCGGGTGCTCGTGGTCGAGGCGGGCGAGGCTCCATCCGCGTCCGCGATCGCCCACGACCACCTGCGCAACCCGCGGATCGGCCTCGGGTTCGCCTCGCTCGCGGACCTGCCGTCCGCCGGCCGACCGCGCACGCTCGAGCGCTCCGGCGACGTCATGACGCTCCTGCCGCACGACGCCGGGTGGGGGAACAACGCGTCGACCTTCGGCGGCGGCACGCGCGTGTACGGCGCCCAGGCGTGGCGCTTCTGCCCCGAGGACCTCGCCATGGCCTCGACCTACGGCGTCCCCGACGGCAGCGCGCTCGCCGACTGGCCCCTCACGTACGACGACCTGGAGCCGTACTACACCCGGGTCGAGTGGGAGCTGGGCGTCAGCGGGGTCGCGGGCGACCCGTGGATCCGTGAGCGCTCGCGGCCCTACCCGATGCCGCCGCTGTCGGACACGCGGTCGGCCGCCGTGCTCGCCGCCGGTGCCCGCGCGCTGGGCTGGGGCACGCTCGCCGTCCCGCTGCTGGCCAACTCCGTCCCGTACGCCGGGCGGTCGGCGTGCCTGCGCTGCGCGCAGTGCGTCGGGTTCGCCTGCCCGGTCGAGGCGCGCGCCGGAACCCACAACACGGTGCTGCCCCGGGCGCTCGCCACCGGCCGCACCACGCTGCTGGCCGGGACCGCCGTGGAGCGGCTCGTGACGAACGGTGCCGGCGCCGTCGTCGGCGTCGCGCTCGTGGGTGCTGACGACGACGGCGCCGTCTGGCGTCGCGAGGTGGCGGCGGGTGAGGTGGTCCTCGCCGCCGGGGCGACGGAGACGGCGCGCCTGCTGCTCGCGTCGACGTCCGACGTCGAGCCCGACGGCGTCGGCAACGGCGCCGACCAGGTCGGGCGGCACCTGCAGGGGCACGTGTACGCGGGCGCGCTCGGGGTGTTCGACGACGAGGTCGTGGACCTCGTCGGCCCGGGCCCGGCGATAGCGACGACCGACTTCCGGCACGGCAACGCCGGGTTCGTGGGCGGCGGGATGATCGCGAACGAGTTCGTGCCCACCCCGGCGACGACGTACACGCACCTGGTGGACGCGGGCCTCCTCCCGGCGACGGGGCCGCGCGCCGCGCGCGGGATGCGGGAGCTGTTCCGGCGCGTGCAGCGCGTCGTCGGGCCGGTGCAGGAAGTGACGTCGGCGTCGTCACGCGTGCGCCTCGACCCCGACGTGCGGGACCGCTTCGGCAACGCCGTCGTCCGCCTCGCCGGAACGGTGCACGACGAGGACCGGCGGATGCACGACGAGCTCACCGCCCGCGCCGCGGCGTGGCTCGAGGCGAGCGGCGCCGCCGCCGTCGTGCCGAACCGTCCGATGCGGGCCGGGGGCGGGCCGAGCACCGGGCAGCACCAGGCCGGCACGTGCCGCATGGGCGACGACCCGGCGCGCTCGGTGGTGGACCCGACCGGGCGCGTGTGGGGACACGCGAACGTGCGCGTCGTCGACGCGTCGACGCACGTCACGAACGGCGGCGTGAACCCGGTGCTCACCGTGCTCGCGAACGCGTGGCGCGTCAGCGAGGACATGGCGTCGTGA
- a CDS encoding amidohydrolase family protein, translating into MPTERRRVDAHHHVWDRARHPQHWIDPGSMAAIDADFGISDLAPLAAAEGVSRAVVVETVSSEAETLDLLALAATDRLIAGVVGWVDLAADDVAARLAAMRRSPGGEALVGVRHQVQGEDDPGFLDRPEVRRGVAAVADAGLAFDVVIRHEQLPQVVRLAREVPQVRLVLDHLGKPDLAGGDLAAWRRDLSALAEAPNVVAKVSGLVTEARWDGWSTADLRPAVVHALDTFGPGRLVFGSDWPVVNLAGGYARWVLAYDELTAELTEDERAAIDRATAERVYRLAAGETA; encoded by the coding sequence GTGCCGACTGAGCGACGACGCGTCGACGCACACCACCACGTGTGGGACCGTGCGCGCCACCCGCAACACTGGATCGACCCCGGGTCGATGGCGGCGATCGACGCGGACTTCGGCATCTCCGACCTGGCCCCGCTCGCCGCGGCCGAGGGCGTCAGCCGCGCCGTCGTCGTCGAGACGGTCAGCTCCGAGGCCGAGACGCTCGACCTGCTCGCGCTCGCGGCGACCGATCGGCTGATCGCCGGCGTGGTCGGGTGGGTCGATCTCGCCGCCGACGACGTCGCCGCACGGCTCGCCGCGATGCGTCGCTCGCCCGGCGGCGAGGCTCTCGTCGGCGTGCGCCACCAGGTGCAGGGGGAGGACGACCCGGGCTTCCTCGACCGGCCCGAGGTGCGGCGGGGCGTCGCGGCCGTCGCCGACGCGGGTCTCGCGTTCGACGTCGTGATCCGGCACGAGCAGCTGCCGCAGGTCGTGCGCCTCGCGCGCGAGGTGCCCCAGGTCCGGCTCGTGCTCGACCACCTCGGGAAACCCGATCTCGCCGGCGGCGACCTGGCGGCGTGGCGCCGCGACCTGAGCGCGCTCGCCGAGGCGCCGAACGTCGTCGCGAAGGTGTCGGGGCTCGTGACGGAGGCGCGCTGGGACGGATGGTCGACGGCCGACCTGCGCCCCGCCGTCGTCCATGCGCTCGACACGTTCGGACCGGGCCGGCTGGTGTTCGGCTCGGACTGGCCGGTGGTGAACCTCGCGGGCGGGTACGCGCGCTGGGTGCTCGCCTACGACGAGCTGACGGCTGAGCTCACCGAGGACGAGCGCGCCGCGATCGACCGGGCGACGGCGGAGCGGGTCTACCGCCTCGCCGCGGGGGAGACGGCGTGA
- a CDS encoding solute symporter family protein, whose product MDIGSPVVNIAIFGGFVALTLIIVIRASRNNRTTADFYAGGRAFTGQQNGIAIAGDYLSAASFLGIAGAIAVYGYDGFLYSIGFLVAWLVALLLVAELLRNTGRFTMADVLSFRMRQRPVRMAAATSTLAVSFFYLLAQMAGAGGLVALLLGITDRGGQSLVIAVVGAIMVFYVLVGGMKGTTWVQIVKAVLLIAGAGGMTLWILAKYDFNLSAVLGAAVDAAGAEGAHLLEPMNQYGASALTKVDFISLALALVLGTAGLPHVLMRFYTVPSAKAARKSVTWAIALIGLFYLFTLVLGYGAGALVGADEILAAPGGVNSAAPLLAYELGGTLLLGFISAVAFATILAVVAGLTITASASFSHDVYANVIKKGDVSPQKEVRVARSTALVVGAVAIVGGVLANGQNIAFLVALAFAVAASANLPVILYSLFWKRFNTRGAVWAIYGGLITAVTLIVFSPVVSGKPDNPATGRSASMLDGVDFHWFPLDNPGIISIPAGFFFGWLGARLSKEFNAPKYAEMEVRSLTGAGAEKAVTH is encoded by the coding sequence ATGGACATCGGCAGCCCGGTCGTCAACATCGCGATCTTCGGCGGCTTCGTCGCACTGACCCTGATCATCGTCATCCGCGCCTCCCGCAACAACCGCACGACAGCCGACTTCTACGCCGGCGGACGGGCGTTCACCGGCCAGCAGAACGGGATAGCGATCGCTGGCGACTACCTCTCAGCGGCGTCGTTCCTCGGCATCGCCGGCGCGATCGCCGTCTACGGCTACGACGGGTTCCTGTACTCGATCGGGTTCCTCGTCGCCTGGCTCGTCGCGCTCCTGCTCGTCGCGGAGCTCCTGCGCAACACCGGCCGGTTCACGATGGCGGACGTCCTGTCGTTCCGCATGCGGCAGCGTCCGGTGCGGATGGCGGCGGCGACGTCGACCCTCGCGGTCTCGTTCTTCTATCTCCTCGCGCAGATGGCCGGGGCGGGCGGCCTCGTGGCGCTGCTGCTGGGCATCACCGATCGCGGAGGGCAGTCGCTGGTGATCGCCGTCGTCGGCGCGATCATGGTCTTCTACGTGCTGGTCGGCGGGATGAAGGGCACGACCTGGGTGCAGATCGTCAAGGCGGTGCTGCTCATCGCGGGGGCCGGCGGCATGACGCTGTGGATCCTCGCGAAGTACGACTTCAACCTGTCGGCCGTGCTCGGTGCCGCCGTCGACGCCGCGGGAGCCGAGGGCGCGCACCTGCTCGAGCCCATGAACCAGTACGGCGCGTCCGCGCTGACGAAGGTCGACTTCATCTCCCTCGCGCTGGCCCTCGTGCTCGGTACCGCCGGGCTGCCGCACGTGCTCATGCGCTTCTACACGGTGCCGTCCGCGAAGGCGGCGCGGAAGTCCGTGACCTGGGCGATCGCGCTCATCGGGCTGTTCTATCTATTCACGCTCGTGCTGGGCTACGGCGCCGGCGCGCTGGTGGGTGCCGACGAGATCCTGGCGGCGCCGGGCGGTGTGAACTCCGCGGCACCGCTGCTCGCCTACGAGCTCGGCGGGACTCTCCTGCTCGGGTTCATCTCCGCCGTCGCGTTCGCGACCATCCTGGCCGTGGTCGCGGGTCTGACGATCACGGCGTCGGCGTCGTTCTCGCACGACGTGTACGCCAACGTGATCAAGAAGGGCGACGTCAGCCCGCAGAAGGAGGTGCGGGTCGCGCGATCGACGGCGCTCGTCGTCGGTGCCGTCGCGATCGTCGGCGGCGTGCTCGCGAACGGGCAGAACATCGCGTTCCTCGTGGCGCTCGCGTTCGCCGTCGCCGCGAGCGCGAATCTCCCGGTGATCCTGTACTCGCTGTTCTGGAAGCGGTTCAACACGCGCGGTGCGGTCTGGGCGATCTACGGCGGCCTCATCACCGCCGTCACGCTCATCGTGTTCTCGCCGGTGGTCTCGGGCAAGCCCGACAATCCCGCCACCGGGCGGAGCGCGTCGATGCTCGACGGCGTGGACTTCCACTGGTTCCCGCTGGACAACCCGGGCATCATCTCGATCCCCGCCGGGTTCTTCTTCGGGTGGCTGGGGGCGCGGCTGTCGAAGGAGTTCAACGCCCCGAAGTACGCGGAGATGGAGGTGCGGTCGCTCACCGGCGCCGGCGCCGAGAAGGCGGTCACGCACTGA
- a CDS encoding DUF485 domain-containing protein yields MTTPADPPAGAPPIALSPEEYERVQASPEFQELRRRFRTFAFPMTGAFLAWYLLYVLLSTYAVDFMSTPVWGNVNVGLLLGLGQFVSTFLITWLYVRHANRSLDPAADRIRDEMERGEI; encoded by the coding sequence GTGACAACCCCAGCCGACCCGCCTGCGGGCGCGCCACCGATCGCGCTGTCGCCCGAGGAGTACGAACGCGTGCAGGCGTCGCCGGAGTTCCAGGAGCTGCGCCGACGGTTCCGCACCTTCGCCTTCCCGATGACCGGCGCCTTCCTCGCCTGGTACCTGCTCTACGTGCTGCTGTCCACGTACGCCGTCGACTTCATGTCGACGCCCGTGTGGGGAAACGTCAACGTCGGGCTGCTGCTCGGGCTCGGGCAGTTCGTGAGCACGTTCCTCATCACGTGGCTCTACGTGCGCCACGCGAACCGCAGCCTCGATCCGGCGGCTGACCGGATCCGCGACGAGATGGAGAGGGGCGAGATCTGA
- a CDS encoding cation acetate symporter, with protein sequence MSSALGVVAIVGTALLTLLVGAFGLRASRTTSDFYVASRSVTPWWNASAIGGEYLSAASFLGIAGLVLAYGADMLWFPVGYAAGYLLLLVLVAAPLRRSGAYTLPDFAESRLESIRVRRAATLLVVAIGWLYLLPQLHAAGLTLTTVTGAPHWVGPLTVAGVVLGSVVIGGMRSITLVQAFQYWLKLTAIAIPALVLIVVWRADGAPDVAPDGPVRAVEQTTVRVSTPVLLDVADTTTLTVDGTLDGDPVAGTVTLEPGTVEIGAGTTLVLEPGTPVPHAEQLRPLDGEAWTLPLQGASEYPLYATYSLILALFLGTMGLPHVLVRFYTNPDGRAARRTTLTVLGLLGVFYLFPTIYGALGRLYTPELLLTGRTEAVVLLLPGALVDGPGGEALTVLVTAGAFAAFLSTASGLTVSVAGVISQDMLAARVRSPVTAFRIGAVLALVAPVCGALLGPTLGIADVVGLAFAVAASSFCPLLVLGIWWRRLTDVGALAGLAVGGGASSAAVLVTIVSGAPPGVAGALLAQPAAWSVPLAFATMIVVSLATPGRVPVGMRRSMVRLHTPEDVHLDRGDFDPEARFRRQRS encoded by the coding sequence GTGAGCTCAGCCCTCGGCGTGGTCGCCATCGTGGGCACGGCACTGCTCACGCTCCTCGTGGGCGCGTTCGGGCTGCGCGCCTCGCGCACCACGAGCGACTTCTACGTGGCCTCGAGGTCCGTCACACCGTGGTGGAACGCGTCGGCGATCGGCGGCGAGTACCTGTCGGCCGCCTCGTTCCTCGGGATCGCCGGCCTCGTGCTCGCCTACGGCGCCGACATGCTGTGGTTCCCGGTCGGCTACGCGGCGGGCTATCTCCTGCTGCTCGTGCTCGTGGCGGCACCGCTGCGGCGGTCGGGCGCGTACACGCTGCCGGACTTCGCGGAGTCGCGGCTCGAGTCCATCCGGGTTCGCCGCGCGGCGACGCTGCTCGTCGTCGCCATCGGGTGGCTCTACCTCCTGCCCCAGTTGCACGCCGCCGGCCTGACCCTCACCACGGTCACCGGCGCGCCGCACTGGGTGGGCCCGCTCACGGTGGCCGGCGTCGTCCTGGGGTCGGTGGTCATCGGCGGGATGCGCAGCATCACGCTCGTCCAGGCGTTCCAGTACTGGCTCAAGCTCACCGCGATCGCGATCCCCGCGCTCGTGCTCATCGTCGTCTGGCGGGCGGACGGGGCTCCCGACGTCGCCCCCGACGGGCCGGTCCGTGCCGTCGAGCAGACCACCGTGCGCGTGAGCACCCCGGTGCTGCTCGACGTCGCCGACACCACGACGCTGACCGTCGACGGCACGCTCGACGGCGACCCCGTGGCCGGGACCGTCACGCTCGAGCCGGGCACGGTCGAGATCGGCGCCGGGACCACCCTGGTGCTCGAGCCCGGCACGCCCGTCCCGCACGCCGAGCAGCTCCGCCCGCTGGACGGCGAGGCGTGGACGCTGCCGCTGCAGGGGGCCTCCGAGTACCCCCTGTACGCCACGTACTCGCTCATCCTCGCCCTGTTCCTCGGCACGATGGGGCTGCCGCACGTGCTCGTGCGGTTCTACACGAACCCGGACGGCCGGGCGGCGCGGCGCACGACGCTGACCGTCCTCGGGCTCCTCGGCGTCTTCTACCTGTTCCCCACGATCTACGGCGCGCTCGGCCGCCTCTACACCCCGGAGCTCCTGCTCACCGGCCGCACGGAGGCGGTCGTGCTGCTGCTGCCGGGCGCCCTCGTCGACGGTCCCGGGGGTGAGGCGCTCACGGTGCTCGTCACGGCCGGCGCGTTCGCCGCGTTCCTCTCGACGGCGTCCGGGCTCACGGTGAGCGTGGCCGGCGTGATCTCGCAGGACATGCTCGCGGCTCGGGTGCGCTCGCCCGTCACCGCGTTCCGGATCGGGGCCGTGCTCGCGCTCGTCGCACCCGTGTGCGGCGCCCTGCTCGGTCCGACGCTGGGGATCGCCGACGTCGTCGGGCTGGCCTTCGCCGTCGCCGCGTCGTCGTTCTGCCCGCTCCTCGTGCTCGGGATCTGGTGGCGGCGCCTCACCGACGTCGGAGCCCTCGCCGGGCTGGCGGTGGGCGGCGGGGCGTCGTCCGCCGCCGTCCTCGTGACCATCGTGTCCGGAGCCCCACCCGGAGTCGCCGGGGCCCTGCTGGCCCAGCCCGCCGCCTGGTCGGTCCCTCTCGCGTTCGCGACGATGATCGTCGTGTCGCTCGCGACGCCGGGCCGGGTGCCCGTCGGGATGCGTCGCTCGATGGTGCGGCTGCACACCCCGGAGGACGTGCATCTCGACCGCGGCGACTTCGACCCGGAGGCCCGCTTCCGCCGGCAGCGCAGCTGA
- a CDS encoding DUF485 domain-containing protein: MNQRVTVTGPRRHPARARRRAATADIDEQTHLGDVYMRSLVRTQLRLGLTVAGVTFGLLAALPLVFALAPETAQRTVLGIGMPWLILGAGVYPLLVGVAWIYVRQAERVERDFAELVDRR, encoded by the coding sequence ATGAACCAGCGCGTCACGGTGACCGGGCCGCGTCGGCACCCCGCCCGCGCCCGGCGTCGAGCCGCGACCGCCGACATCGACGAGCAGACGCACCTCGGCGACGTGTACATGCGCTCGCTCGTCCGCACGCAGCTCCGGCTCGGGCTGACCGTGGCCGGCGTGACGTTCGGGTTGCTCGCCGCCCTGCCGCTCGTGTTCGCGCTCGCGCCGGAGACCGCGCAGCGGACGGTGCTCGGCATCGGCATGCCGTGGCTGATCCTCGGCGCCGGCGTCTACCCGCTGCTGGTGGGCGTCGCCTGGATCTACGTGCGCCAGGCGGAGCGGGTCGAGAGGGACTTCGCCGAGCTGGTCGACCGCCGGTGA
- a CDS encoding LytR/AlgR family response regulator transcription factor, with protein sequence MPAADRRHSLSESRSLPSVAILLRSFLAVGVSPFFSVAILLRSFLAVGVSLARLASMLTVLAVDDEPPALRELAYLLEADELVGRVLTASDGAAALRLLETQDVDVAVLDIRTPVLSGLDLARVLARFAHPPAIVFVTAYDEHAVDAFDVRAVDYVMKPYRPERLAAAVRRAAAAGAVVEQEADGETIAVELAGVTRFVRRGDVLFVSAHGDYARLHTPQGEHLVRIPLSTLAERWVDAGFVRIHRSHLVQLAHVRELHSDSGHWSVVVAGQTLPVSRRHARDLRESLLRRGDAGARAGARTGPGSGPPAYAPRGREAR encoded by the coding sequence GTGCCGGCCGCGGATCGGCGCCACTCGCTGTCGGAGTCTCGCTCGCTGCCGTCGGTCGCGATCCTCCTGCGCTCGTTCCTCGCTGTCGGAGTCTCGCCGTTCTTCTCGGTCGCGATCCTCCTGCGCTCGTTCCTCGCTGTCGGAGTCTCGCTCGCTAGGCTCGCGAGCATGCTCACGGTCCTCGCCGTCGACGACGAGCCGCCGGCCCTGCGGGAGCTCGCCTACCTGCTCGAGGCGGACGAGCTCGTGGGTCGCGTGCTGACGGCGAGCGACGGCGCGGCGGCGCTCCGCCTGCTGGAGACCCAGGACGTCGACGTCGCGGTCCTCGACATCCGTACGCCCGTCCTGTCCGGTCTGGACCTCGCCCGCGTGCTCGCCCGGTTCGCGCACCCCCCGGCCATCGTGTTCGTCACCGCCTACGACGAGCACGCCGTCGACGCGTTCGACGTCCGCGCCGTCGACTACGTGATGAAGCCGTACCGCCCCGAGCGGCTCGCCGCCGCGGTGCGCCGCGCGGCCGCGGCGGGCGCCGTCGTCGAGCAGGAGGCCGACGGCGAGACGATCGCCGTCGAGCTCGCCGGCGTCACCCGGTTCGTGCGCCGCGGCGACGTCCTGTTCGTCAGCGCGCACGGCGACTACGCCCGGTTGCACACGCCGCAGGGCGAGCATCTCGTGCGCATCCCGCTCAGCACGCTCGCCGAGCGGTGGGTCGACGCCGGCTTCGTGCGCATCCACCGCAGCCATCTGGTGCAGCTCGCGCACGTGCGCGAGCTGCACTCCGACTCCGGGCACTGGTCCGTCGTCGTCGCGGGGCAGACGCTGCCCGTGAGCCGGCGACACGCTCGCGACCTGCGCGAGTCGCTGCTGCGCCGCGGCGACGCCGGAGCGCGGGCGGGAGCGCGCACGGGTCCCGGGAGCGGGCCGCCCGCGTACGCCCCGCGAGGGAGGGAGGCGCGATGA